DNA from Cyanobacteria bacterium FACHB-DQ100:
CATCCAGGCGATCACCGATCCCGATAGTCGATCGTCAGAGCCATCTTCTGACTTAAATGGGATTCAAGTCTTGGTTGTAGATGATGAACCGGATTCACGAGAGTTCGTGGCGTTTGTGTTGGAGCAAGCGGGCGCAACCGTACTTACTGCAACGACCGCTAGTGAAGCATTAACCCTGCTCATTCAAGCTAAACCAACGGTGCTGCTGAGTGACATCGGTATGCCAGATATGGATGGCTATATGCTGATGCGACAGGTGAGAGCGCTGCCACTCGAGCAAGGGGGACAAGTTCGGGCGATCGCGCTCACTGCTTATGCAGGCGACTTCAACCAGCAACAAGCCCTGCAAGCAGGATTTCAACAGCATCTCTCAAAACCAATCGAACCAGAGAGATTAATTCAAGTGATTTCTCGCCTAACTCAGTCTGCTGAGCGATCGCCTTGAAGCTTAGCAACACTCTACCTTCAGCTTTTCCTTTGGTTATAGCCCTCTCGCTATTCTAATATTTAGCTGAAAATGATTTATTTCGACATCGGCTTCACTCAGGGCAATTTGCGAAAGGGCAAGCGTCATGAGCGTTCCCAATAATGCTTGTATTGCGTCGATTCTAGATAAAATATAATTTTTAATTCAATATCTACAACTGTAGTGCTAGAGAAGATTAGGCTTCCCCACCTTACCATTTTTGCAACACAACCAATTTGAGACGATTCAATCCCTCTCTGTTCTCCAGAATATTTTTTAGGTTCAAAGTTCCCAAAATTAGCTCATTCTAGCGGGCGCGATAAACTGTGCATTTTACGACTGATTCAGGCTTGACCGAACTGAAGTAGATTCCGTAAAATCACTCTCGACTCACTGAGTATAATTTTACACAATGCTTGCTTAGTGAGAGTAAAAAACTACTCCGCTTAATGTCACCCTCAACACGCATTTCAGTGTGGGAGTTATGAGCCAAAACTATTTTGCTTTCCTCGGTAATGCTACTTTAGCAGCCGCTATTCTCGTGCTTGCTCAAGCTAAAGGTGTTTCAGCAACACCTTCACAAATTGGTCAACTCGATGCAGCTTCGGTGGCTTCACAATCTCATGTACAGCCGCTTGCTGATGCCAGCAGCCAATTGAAAGATGACGACAAGAAAGAACGTGAGGATGATGAGGTCAAGAAGCTGCCCAAATCGGTTTCTTCTGCTGTTCTCAAAGATGCAGCAAAACGGACTGGTGCAGATATCGCGACCTTGCGGATTGTTAACGTCGAACAGTACGACTGGTCTAATGGTTGCTTAGAGTTAACCAGCGGACAAATGCGTTGCCTTCAAGCAATGGCGCAAGGCTATAAAGTCGTTGTGATGCGCGAGCAGCAGTATTGGGTCTACTACAGTAGCGCATCTGGCTCAACGATCTCCTACGACGAAGCAATGTCCCAAAGGCTGATTGCCCAATCCACTGCTGAGGTTACTCGATCGCAAACCGTAATGAGCACCAGCACTCAGAGTATGAGTATGACCAGCACTCAGAGTATGAGTATGACCAGCACTCAAAGCATGGGCACTCAGAGTATGAGCAATGCTGAAACTATGGCTAGTGCAGAACAAAGCTCCAGCAGCACAGCTTCAATGTCACAAAGTAGCACCACAACTGCTACCAGCGCGACAATGATGAGCTTTACAGATGTCTCGACAAGCTACTGGGCGAGTTCATTTATCTCTGAACTGGCTAAGCTGACGATCGTTGAAGGCTTTCCAGATGGCAGTTTCCGTCCTGAGGAAGTCATGACCAAAGCACAATTTGCAGCAGTGATTCGCAAAGCCTTTGAGCAGGCTAAAATGCGAAACGCGATCGCGTTTCAAGATGTTTCTGAGAGCTACTGGGCTTACAGTGCCATCAGCAAAGCGTATGAGATGGGTTTCTTGGGTGTAAACGCAGAGAATCAATTCAACCCGAACAGCCGTCTCACCCGCCTAGACATCTTGGTTGCGTTGGCAACTTCACTCAATTACACGACAGTAAGCGGCTCTGTTGAGAAGATTTTGTCAGTATACAGTGATGCAGCAACTATTCCTGTCCAGTATCGCTCTTTGATTGCTGCTTTGACAGAGCGAGGAATTATTGTCAGCTATCCCCAAACCAGTCGGCTTGACTTAACTCGTGTGGTGACTCGATCAGAAGTCAGTGCCTTCGTCTACCAATTCCTAGCAAGCACTGGGAAAGTTGAAAAAATTTCCTCCCCCTATATCATTCAATCAGAAGAAATCAGCAGCCGTTCTAAGCCGACGGGCAAGCAGCACTGCAATCAGGGAATCGGAAATGGATCAGAAGGGTGCGATCCTGGTAACTCTCGTCCTCACGGTGGTAGTAACGATGAAGCTGGAAGAACACCTGGAAATCGCTAGACGGTGTTGTGCACTTTGAAAGCGAATTGTAACAAACTGTTTGGCCATCAAGATGACAAACATAACTATACCTAACCCTGCTAGGGTTAGGTATAGTTAGCCTAAGTCAGGGAGGCGGCTCCCTGACTCGGCTTCAGAATCGGACATGATTCGTTAAAATCATCTGGCTCCTCTCCAACTTGATTCGGTGTAAAGCTAGACACAGTAGCTAATAATTTCGCCAGATAGCGATGACGGGAATACATGGGTAAGCGGATGCGAACGGAGTTGAAGCAGTACGATTATTCTACATTCCGGTTAACCTGACAATGCCAGGGAAACATAGCCTTTTAGATTCAGGCCAGAATCTTATAATCGCGTCAAACTCCCCCGCCAATTACACTCCCAGGAAACTGCTAGAAGTAATGCTAGATGCTTGAACTCCAATTAGGGAAGCAAGTTTCTCTGATCCCGCTCTAATCAGCGTATTGCTGCCGTCTTGTAATACTGTGAGGTCATTGTAAGTTAAGCCAGCCGTTAGATTAAAGCGAGTCGAGCCTGCTGAGTAATTGTAGAGGGTGTCAATTCCACTGCCACGAGTCAACGCGATCGTATCTTGACCACCGCTTAGGTAGATCGTGTCATTTCCTAAACCGCCATCGATCAGGTTGATACCAGAACCAACATAGATCGTGTCGTTGCCAGCTCTACCATAGATGGCGTTGTTACCACCATAGGCGTAGATTTTATCGTTGCCGTTGCCGCCATCGATGTAGTCACTGCCAGCGGCACCATATAGCTCATCATTGCCATCTCTACCTAGCAGAATGTCATTTCCGCCATTTCCATAGATTTTGTAGTTGCCAGAACCAGCGTAGATCGTGTCGGCTCCAGCAGTGCCCTGAAGAGTGCCGTTTTTAACAGTGCCCCGAATCAAATTGGCAGGGTTGATCGCGATCGTGATGGTATCGGTATCAGTCTTCGCTCCCTCTGTTCCAGTGTTACCCAAATCATTGGTTTGAATGGTGAGGGTAACAGAGCCATTAATCACGGATGGGGCATCTGGAGTAAACTTCAAGCCATTGAGAGCGTTATTGAGGTCAGTTAATGTCCCTTGAATCGTGATTGCAGCCGAGTTGTCGCTACCGTTGATCACCGTCAGTCCATTGGTGTTGCCTAAGCTTAAGAAGCCGTTATTAACTGACAGTTTGACCTGCTCCACACCACCATTTGCATCGACATCATTGATAGAAATCATATTTCCTTCTATCGAAGAGAAGGTTAGGAAAGAATCCTGAGTCGCGGTTTGAGCACCAGGAACCGTATTGATGGGAGCATCGTTGACAGGGTTGATCGTTAGGCTAGAAACTGCGCTCTCTTTGCTGAAAGCGGTTGATCCCCCATTCAAGCTGGTATCTACTTTGTTTCCAGCCGTGCCACTGGTTTGATCCCAAGCTCGGAAGTTGAGGTTGATCGTGCCGTTGTAATCAAGCGCGGGGTTGAACCGCATTAGAATATTAGCATCTAGCAGCAAGGCTGAGTTATCCTTGACACTGCCAAAGTCAGTCCAGCTTGTACCACTGTTGATGGAGTATTGCCAGGAACCAGAACCTGTTGTTCCGATAACGGCAATTCCCTGCAATGCTCCAGCATCCTGGTCAACAACTGAGTTCGCCAAGATCGTAGAGAGGCGGGTTCCAGGATTGGTAGCCGGATCTTCATCGATCGCGGCGAAGTTTTGCACCTGAATGGAATTGAGAACAGGCGCATCATTTCGATCGTTAATGGCGATCGTCAGAACCTTGTCTAAACTCAATCCACCCTGATCGGTCGTACGCACTCGAATGCTGTAGGTAGACTTTGTTTCAAAATCTGGGGAGAGATTGATTTGCAGTTGATCGCTGTTAATGGTGAATTGAGTGTTGTCAGTATCTCCAGTTCCAGAAACCAGACTGTAAGTGAAGGTGTTACCCGGATCAAAATCGGTTGATGAGAATGTGCCAACAACTGTGTTCGCCGAAACATTCTCATCAAGGCTTGTTGTGCTCAAGGCTAGAGCGGTAGGAGCACTGTTAAAGAGGAATCGAGCGACTGAGGGATCGTGATCGCTGACTTGATCAACAAACTCAGAGTTAATGTGAACAACATCAAACCCATTTAATTGATTGAGCAGATTTTTGCTCACTAAGATGTGATCCAGCGTTTGAGCATTCCCTTCAAAGTTGTAGGTATACCGTTCGTTTGCAGGCAACGTTTCAATCAGATTATTGAGTCCACCACTTTTGAGAATGTTGAGTGGATTGGAGAACTCAAAGTCATTCAAGTCGCCAGCAACAATAACGTTGGCGTTAGGGTTGATCGCCAAAATACTTTGAACAAAGTTCTTGACGATCGTCGCCTGTTGATTGCGCTGAACTTCGCTACTCAAGGTTGGCGGTTGATTGGGGCCAAATAGGGGTTGATCGCCTCCCTTTGAGTTGAAGTGGTTGCCAATGACATAAACGGTCTGTCCGTTGAAAACAAACTCACCAACTAAGGGTTTACGACTCACATTGAAAGCAGAATTGGTAGGATCGATCAGACCAGGGCTAGCAGACAGATCAGGAATGCCATCATTTCCGACATCTGTAACTATGGTGTTGGAGATTGAGGTGCCACCTGGACGATCGACAAATGTAACCCGCTGCGGATTGTACAGGAACCCAACTCGGATGTTTCCACCCGGTTCTCCACCGTTGGTGTCATCGACCGGATTAATCTGACGATATTGGTAGGTGGGACCTCCTGCGGCTGCGATCGCGTTGATCAAAGTCTGATAAGTCACGCTCGCATCAACCACAGAATCATTCGTTGAACCATTATTGTCCTGAATTTCTTCAAGATTGATGATGTCGGGAGATTTTAGATTTGTGACGATCGCACTCGCCAGCCTATTGAACTCAGCAGCACTATCCCCCGGATCAAGGTTCTCGACGTTGAAGGTCGCAACCGTGAGCCGATTAGGATCGCCCACGAGGGAGGTAACTTCCTTAGTCAAAGAACTGGGAGTCACGACCGTTGGCGCAGTAGAGGGCAACACTTCATAGTTGTTGAAGTTATAGTTCACCACACCTACGATCGTGCCGAGTTGCGCTCCAACATTAACCTCTGGCATTCCACCAGTAAACAGATTGTCATCAATTTGAATCCGTTCCGGGTTGAAGTCGGTTGGGTTGATCAAGCTACCGCCGCGTGCAGTTTGGCTGGTTGCATTAGCGCCGTTGTCTGCCAATACCCAGACTTCGCCAAAGCTATTAGTAGGGCTGGTAGTAAAAGGGTTATTAATCTGCACCCGCATCCCTTCCAGACTTTCGTAAAAGTCGATGCCATCCTGCGTTGGATCAAAGATGCCATTGTTTTCCACATTGCTGGCATCGTTTTCAATGATCGATGTTGGAATGGTGCGCCCTCCGTTGCCTAGAGCGATCGTGGCAGGTAGCGCGTTACCGGACGATATTTTGTTAATGGTGGGATTGGTAATCTGCGTTGTCGTCAAGTTATTGGCATTGTTACCAGGACGGAATTCAGTGACTCGACCACTGACCTGCACAGCGTCACCCACAACAACCGTTGGACGAGAACTGGTGAAAACAAAGATACCTTCCGAGGTGCGGATGTCATTATCGGCAATGGGATCTTGTAAATAAAATCCGTTACTCGCAACGGCGGTGACAATCCCTTGGACATTGTTCACATCTTTGCCATTGAAGGAGGAAATGTGACCAGCGCCTTGAATGTCACTAATCCGAATAGGCGGCGTAAACTCAAACACTGCTACGGTTTGGCTGACTTCATTTGCAGTCACAAGCAAGGGTTTACCCGTGGGACTATCTGCCGCTGAGATGAATGTAAGACCCTCTGGACTCACATCTGCTGGGGAGTTAATATACTCAATGAATTGGGGCTTCGTCGGGTCGGTGACTTCGTAAACTACCACATCTCCCGTTCGCTCCAAACCAATGAAGGCATAGGTACGATCGTTCACAACGCCAATGACCACACCTTCTGGTTCTGGTCCTTTGTTATCGCTGCGAGTATCGAAGTTTGGTGACGTAAAACTGCCATCGGAGTTAAAAACGCTCGGAACCTGAGCAGCGGTGATACGCTCCAATTGATCCCCGCTATCAAAGACCTGATTTCCACTCGCATCCCAAATAGAGAAAGACCTCGCACCAAGCGCTTCGATGCGATCGATATCTCCATCCCCATCAATATCTCCGGTTGCATTCGTTAACTGCAACCGACCCAAATTAGCATTCTGCTTCAAGGTTGCAGCATTGGGAAACACAGTGGGATCGAGAACATAGCTGCTGCTGCCAACCCGCACTTCCTCGTTAAAGCCAGGATAGTTACGGGAATCTCCTTCATTCGCCGTGATGTAGTAGGTCTGACCATTGACAGCAAAGCTTGCGATCGCATCAGGTTGATACAATCCAAACACAGGCACATTGCGAATGTTAATGCCACCATCTTGATCGCTTGGATCGATGCCGTTACCAGGAAGATTATGATTTTTTGCTCCTAGAGGCTTAATGTCAGTCACGGTTGCAGTTGCGATGTCTACGATCGCGATCGCATTGTTTTCCTGTAAGGTGACATAAGCTTTAGTGCCATCTCCGGAGAACGCAATATATTCCGGTTCTAAATCTTGAGCAACTGTGGCTCCTGGAGCATAAATTCGCACACCTGCTGCCTTCAAAGCATTAATTTTGCTATTGAATGCTGTGAAGCCAGCCGTTTGCACCATTGCATTGGCAACACCATTTGCCAGATTGATAATACTGATCGAGCCTTCGGGGTCAAACGAGTTCGCTTGTCCGTAACTGTTGGGTTCTCCTTCGTTTGCCGTCAGCACTTTGGTTCCATCCGGCGTGAAGGTGAGCATATCTGGTAGGTAGCCAACTTCGATCGAATTTAGGAAACTGCCATCCGATGCCTTAAAGAAACTCACTCGTCCCGGCAATTGAGCATTGGTTGTCGTATTTTGAATCGCATAGGCAACCGCAACAATGCCATTTTTGGTCGCCACACTGTTGGGAATGGCTGCTGTTCCAGCAGGCGGCGTAAAGCCAGGTGCGAGGGTGCCGATCGAAGTCAGTGCGCCTGTGTTGCTGATATTGTAGATGTCAACCGTCGCTCCAGCGACTGCAAACAAGCGTTGGCTACCTGGATCAAACGCCGGAATCTCTGCGCCATTGGGACTGTTCAAGCCTCCGACTTTCTTGAGCGATCCGGTGGTGTTATCAGCGATCGTCACTGTAGCACTGCTCGTTGACCCCAGATCGTAAGCGGCTCCATCCACCAAATTCAGAATGACGGTTTCGTTACCTTCAGTGGTGTTGCCATCATTCACAGGAGTAATCGTCAGGGTTGCGGAGCTTTGCCCTGCTGGAATCG
Protein-coding regions in this window:
- a CDS encoding S-layer homology domain-containing protein; amino-acid sequence: MSQNYFAFLGNATLAAAILVLAQAKGVSATPSQIGQLDAASVASQSHVQPLADASSQLKDDDKKEREDDEVKKLPKSVSSAVLKDAAKRTGADIATLRIVNVEQYDWSNGCLELTSGQMRCLQAMAQGYKVVVMREQQYWVYYSSASGSTISYDEAMSQRLIAQSTAEVTRSQTVMSTSTQSMSMTSTQSMSMTSTQSMGTQSMSNAETMASAEQSSSSTASMSQSSTTTATSATMMSFTDVSTSYWASSFISELAKLTIVEGFPDGSFRPEEVMTKAQFAAVIRKAFEQAKMRNAIAFQDVSESYWAYSAISKAYEMGFLGVNAENQFNPNSRLTRLDILVALATSLNYTTVSGSVEKILSVYSDAATIPVQYRSLIAALTERGIIVSYPQTSRLDLTRVVTRSEVSAFVYQFLASTGKVEKISSPYIIQSEEISSRSKPTGKQHCNQGIGNGSEGCDPGNSRPHGGSNDEAGRTPGNR
- a CDS encoding choice-of-anchor I family protein codes for the protein MAPTILNPGDIAIVGYINNGNPDSFSFVNLVPIDADTVIYFTDNGWTGSAFRGVTASDADGNENLIKFTATLDIPAGTVIRSIDTSTSFTWAKSGPIASGASGSYADLSLAQGTGTSGDQLAAVQSTGNNPLLSGFTPIYQIDYTGTFENATTSNTGNVIPGLSQGGNTTVLFSNGATYAAFNFSTLTSRTKEQWRAAINDPANWTFSNTGTVLPTGSLTVNSSAAIPSVNLSVSTTTGSEAGTTAITVTATASSAVTGDQTVNLGVAGTGITVGDYTLSNPIITIPNGATSGSVSFTVVDDALIEGTETAVLSISNPSAGLVLGDTTIQNITIADNDAPLVPSVSITATDANAAESGTTVNTGSFTITRTGDTTAALTVTYTAGGTSTNGSDYNNLPGTVTIPAGQSSATLTITPVNDGNTTEGNETVILNLVDGAAYDLGSTSSATVTIADNTTGSLKKVGGLNSPNGAEIPAFDPGSQRLFAVAGATVDIYNISNTGALTSIGTLAPGFTPPAGTAAIPNSVATKNGIVAVAYAIQNTTTNAQLPGRVSFFKASDGSFLNSIEVGYLPDMLTFTPDGTKVLTANEGEPNSYGQANSFDPEGSISIINLANGVANAMVQTAGFTAFNSKINALKAAGVRIYAPGATVAQDLEPEYIAFSGDGTKAYVTLQENNAIAIVDIATATVTDIKPLGAKNHNLPGNGIDPSDQDGGINIRNVPVFGLYQPDAIASFAVNGQTYYITANEGDSRNYPGFNEEVRVGSSSYVLDPTVFPNAATLKQNANLGRLQLTNATGDIDGDGDIDRIEALGARSFSIWDASGNQVFDSGDQLERITAAQVPSVFNSDGSFTSPNFDTRSDNKGPEPEGVVIGVVNDRTYAFIGLERTGDVVVYEVTDPTKPQFIEYINSPADVSPEGLTFISAADSPTGKPLLVTANEVSQTVAVFEFTPPIRISDIQGAGHISSFNGKDVNNVQGIVTAVASNGFYLQDPIADNDIRTSEGIFVFTSSRPTVVVGDAVQVSGRVTEFRPGNNANNLTTTQITNPTINKISSGNALPATIALGNGGRTIPTSIIENDASNVENNGIFDPTQDGIDFYESLEGMRVQINNPFTTSPTNSFGEVWVLADNGANATSQTARGGSLINPTDFNPERIQIDDNLFTGGMPEVNVGAQLGTIVGVVNYNFNNYEVLPSTAPTVVTPSSLTKEVTSLVGDPNRLTVATFNVENLDPGDSAAEFNRLASAIVTNLKSPDIINLEEIQDNNGSTNDSVVDASVTYQTLINAIAAAGGPTYQYRQINPVDDTNGGEPGGNIRVGFLYNPQRVTFVDRPGGTSISNTIVTDVGNDGIPDLSASPGLIDPTNSAFNVSRKPLVGEFVFNGQTVYVIGNHFNSKGGDQPLFGPNQPPTLSSEVQRNQQATIVKNFVQSILAINPNANVIVAGDLNDFEFSNPLNILKSGGLNNLIETLPANERYTYNFEGNAQTLDHILVSKNLLNQLNGFDVVHINSEFVDQVSDHDPSVARFLFNSAPTALALSTTSLDENVSANTVVGTFSSTDFDPGNTFTYSLVSGTGDTDNTQFTINSDQLQINLSPDFETKSTYSIRVRTTDQGGLSLDKVLTIAINDRNDAPVLNSIQVQNFAAIDEDPATNPGTRLSTILANSVVDQDAGALQGIAVIGTTGSGSWQYSINSGTSWTDFGSVKDNSALLLDANILMRFNPALDYNGTINLNFRAWDQTSGTAGNKVDTSLNGGSTAFSKESAVSSLTINPVNDAPINTVPGAQTATQDSFLTFSSIEGNMISINDVDANGGVEQVKLSVNNGFLSLGNTNGLTVINGSDNSAAITIQGTLTDLNNALNGLKFTPDAPSVINGSVTLTIQTNDLGNTGTEGAKTDTDTITIAINPANLIRGTVKNGTLQGTAGADTIYAGSGNYKIYGNGGNDILLGRDGNDELYGAAGSDYIDGGNGNDKIYAYGGNNAIYGRAGNDTIYVGSGINLIDGGLGNDTIYLSGGQDTIALTRGSGIDTLYNYSAGSTRFNLTAGLTYNDLTVLQDGSNTLIRAGSEKLASLIGVQASSITSSSFLGV